A single window of Drosophila suzukii chromosome 3, CBGP_Dsuzu_IsoJpt1.0, whole genome shotgun sequence DNA harbors:
- the rtp gene encoding MORN repeat-containing protein 4 homolog: protein MAMDDYDDDMSSVGVTTARIENQHHQQGQHGHHQGGQGQHSAGAVKVGGWRYEDASRYIGEWNQRGQKHGIGHLQFADGTRYDGQFQEGLSQGVGCLWFADGAKYEGEFHQGWFHGNGIFWRADGMKYEGEFRGGKIWGLGLLTFQDFTHGFPRNEGFFQDCRFMRRRRCPEVVQRAQKCALMARSQCEHPY from the exons ATGGCCATGGACGACTACGATGATGACA TGAGCAGCGTGGGCGTAACCACGGCCCGGATCGAGAACCAGCACCACCAGCAGGGTCAGCATGGACACCACCAAGGTGGCCAAGGCCAGCACAGCGCCGGGGCGGTGAAAGTGGGAGGATGGCGGTACGAGGACGCCAGTCGCTACATCGGCGAGTGGAACCAGCGGGGCCAGAAGCACGGCATCGGACACCTGCAGTTTGCCGATGGCACCCGCTACGACGGCCAGTTCCAGGAGGGTCTTAGTCAGGGAGTCGGCTGTCTCTGGTTTGCGGATGGCGCAAA ATACGAAGGCGAGTTCCATCAGGGCTGGTTCCATGGCAATGGAATCTTCTGGCGCGCTGATGGCATGAAGTACGAGGGGGAGTTTCGTGGCGGCAAGATCTGGGGCCTTGGACTTCTGACATTCCAGGACTTCACGCACGGCTTTCCCAGGAACGAAGGATTTTTCCAGGACTGCCGCTTTATGAGACGGCGTCGATGTCCCGAGGTAGTGCAGCGGGCTCAGAAGTGCGCTCTTATGGCCCGTTCCCAGTGCGAGCACCCCTACTGA
- the Mms19 gene encoding MMS19 nucleotide excision repair protein has protein sequence MTTPTRATLEKALKSDQKLLKAATQIAKDLSSKTYDISALAEELGFALSSPDTEERVAGTNLLSAVLVALPQDLLDERQLEFLSTFYMDRLRDHHNVMPAIIDGIDAMVHMKALPRPLVPQILQSFFEYTTCQSQTRGDRTKLFHIFQYLTINFKEELQTMAGDFVYGLINSIDGERDPRNLDIIFTFMPEFLSTYPLLHLSEEMFEIFACYFPIDFNPSKADPEAITRDELAVKLTNCLVANNEFAEGTVVLAIEKLESELLVAKLDSIELLHQAALKFPPSVLEPHFDQIWQALKTETFPGNDNEEILKASLKALSALLERASHLPDISHSYQSSILGVILPHLSDVNQRLFHPATGIALVCVAGDAPYAADKILNSFLLKLQATEAGSEQRIKIYHIVSQVYKLSALRDSLQKLDAKICESLQDDVIASLRLIEQEDFDPKQEDLELQKAALSVLNESAPVLSEKQRALVYKALVQLISHPSIDLDFTTLTVSLGALQPVEVQSNFIDVCVRNFEIFSNFVKRKIYTNLLPLLPQMAFTQRILDLVMTQSFKDTTADPIRLLALEALNKLLLLEDQRFVVDLQQESNLLHKLIELGQHTEGLSLQSLEQIAGALSRITQQLPLSEQSAIVSEYLPQLNLNQSADLYITKGLLGYLHKDITLDDHFERLLSDLTQLSLNSENEQLRVIAHHLLCSMVNKMESNPANLGKVKKITDQLKAAIKKGDVRAVEILAWVAKGLVVAGFDEAADIVGDLSDLLKHPTLSTAAALGFDIIAAEYPELDLPVVKFLYKQKLFHTVMGKMGSKLANYCVHHLKAFVYVLKATPQAVIKLNIEQLGPLLFKSLEEHNEAQSLCIALGICEKFVAQQDAYFQAHLAHLIPSCLELSKYKAQHTMQVRIAALQLLYDITKYPTFVLLPHKVDVTLALAAALDDPKRLVRNTAVKARNAWYLVGAPSGN, from the exons ATGACAACGCCCACGCGCGCCACCCTGGAGAAGGCTCTTAAGAGCGACCAGAAGCTGCTGAAGGCCGCAACCCAGATAGCCAAGG ATTTGTCCTCCAAGACGTATGACATATCCGCCTTGGCCGAGGAACTGGGCTTCGCCCTATCCTCACCGGACACGGAGGAGCGGGTGGCCGGAACCAACCTGCTGTCCGCCGTGCTGGTCGCCCTGCCTCAGGATCTGCTCGACGAGCGCCAGCTGGAGTTCCTCAGCACCTTCTACATGGATCGACTGCGCGACCATCACAATGTAATGCCGGCCATCATCGACGGCATTGACGCCATGGTCCACATGAAAGCTCTGCCGCGCCCCCTGGTTCCCCAGATCCTGCAGTCCTTCTTCGAGTACACAACCTGCCAGTCGCAGACGCGGGGCGACCGCACCAAGCTGTTCCACATCTTCCAGTACCTGACGATCAACTTTAAAGAGG AGCTCCAGACGATGGCCGGTGATTTTGTCTACGGCCTGATCAATTCTATCGACGGCGAGCGTGACCCCCGCAACCTTGACATCATTTTCACCTTCATGCCCGAGTTCTTATCCACGTATCCGCTGCTGCATTTGTCCGAAGAGATGTTCGAGATCTTTGCATGCTACTTTCCTATCGACTTTAATCCCAGCAAGGCGGATCCGGAGGCAATAACCCGCGATGAATTGGCCGTAAAGCTGACTAACTGTCTGGTGGCCAACAACGAGTTCGCAGAGGGCACAGTGGTGTTGGCCATAGAAAAGCTGGAGAGCGAGTTGCTGGTAGCCAAACTGGACTCCATAGAATTGCTG CACCAAGCTGCCTTGAAATTCCCACCCTCAGTTTTGGAGCCGCATTTCGATCAGATTTGGCAGGCTCTGAAAACAGAGACCTTTCCCGGAAATGACAACGAGGAAATCCTGAAGGCCTCCCTAAAGGCATTGTCTGCGCTCCTAGAGAGAGCGTCCCACTTACCCGATATCAGCCATAGCTACCAGAGCTCTATCCTGGGCGTAATCCTGCCACACCTCAGCGATGTCAATCAACGCCTTTTTCATCCTGCCACCGGGATCGCCTTGGTGTGTGTGGCGGGAGACGCGCCCTACGCGGCGGACAAGATCCTTAACAGTTTTCTGCTTAAGTTGCAGGCCACAGAAGCAGGGTCTGAACAGCGAATCAAGATCTATCACATAGTTAGCCAGGTGTATAAACTGTCTGCATTGCGCGATTCTCTTCAGAAACTGGACGCTAAGATATGTGAGTCCCTGCAAGACGATGTGATTGCCTCTTTAAGACTTATCGAACAGGAAGATTTCGATCCCAAGCAGGAGGACTTGGAGCTTCAGAAGGCGGCGCTTTCTGTGCTTAACGAAAGTGCTCCAGTTCTCAGCGAGAAACAACGCGCATTAGTCTATAAGGCGCTAGTTCAGCTCATTAGTCATCCGTCCATCGACCTGGATTTCACCACACTTACGGTCAGTCTCGGAGCTCTGCAGCCGGTGGAAGTGCAGTCAAACTTTATCGACGTCTGCGTGCGAAACTTCGAAAtcttttccaactttgtcaagCGGAAGATATACACCAATCTGTTGCCCCTCCTGCCTCAAATGGCGTTTACTCAACGCATTTTAGATTTGGTTATGACACAGTCGTTCAAGGACACAACCGCGGACCCCATTCGCTTGCTGGCTCTAGAAGCGTTGAACAAACTGCTGCTCCTGGAGGATCAGCGCTTCGTCGTCGATTTGCAGCAGGAGTCCAATTTGCTGCACAAGCTCATTGAGTTGGGCCAACACACGGAGGGTCTGTCACTGCAGTCTTTGGAGCAGATTGCGGGAGCATTAAGTCGTATCACCCAGCAGCTGCCCCTCTCAGAACAAAGTGCGATAGTTAGCGAATACCTTCCCCAACTCAACCTAAATCAGTCTGCGGATTTGTACATTACCAAGGGGTTGCTCGGCTATCTGCATAAGGATATCACTCTGGATGATCACTTTGAGCGGCTTCTATCCGATTTAACACAGCTCTCCCTAAACTCGGAAAATGAACAGTTGCGCGTGATCGCTCACCACCTGCTTTGCAGCATGGTCAACAAGATGGAGAGCAATCCAGCCAACTTGGGAAAGGTCAAGAAAATCACGGATCAGCTTAAGGCGGCTATCAAGAAGGGTGATGTGCGGGCAGTGGAGATTCTGGCCTGGGTGGCGAAAGGATTAGTGGTCGCGGGATTCGATGAGGCTGCTGATATTGTTGGTGAT CTTTCTGATCTGCTAAAGCATCCTACTTTGAGCACTGCCGCAGCCTTGGGATTCGACATCATTGCCGCCGAATACCCGGAACTGGATTTGCCCGTGGTTAAGTTCCTCTACAAGCAGAAGCTCTTCCACACAGTCATGGGGAAGATGGGCAGTAAGCTTGCCAACTACTGTGTGCACCACCTGAAAGCGTTCGTTTACGTACTGAAAGCCACACCACAGGCCGTGATCAAGCTAAACATAGAACAGCTAGGACCGTTGCTCTTCAAGAGCCTAGAGGAGCACAACGAGGCGCAGTCGCTGTGCATCGCACTCGGCATTTGTGAAAAATTTGTGGCGCAGCAGGACGCATACTTCCAGGCGCACTTGGCCCACCTTATACCCAGCTGCCTGGAGCTATCAAAATACAAGGCCCAGCACACTATG CAAGTTCGTATTGCGGCGTTGCAGTTGCTCTATGATATTACCAAGTATCCCACCTTCGTCCTGTTGCCCCACAAAGTGGATGTTACATTGGCCCTTGCCGCCGCCTTGGATGATCCCAAGAGACTGGTGCGGAACACAGCGGTCAAGGCCAGGAATGCCTGGTACCTGGTCGGAGCACCTAGTGGGAACTAG
- the CtsF gene encoding cathepsin F isoform X2 — translation MRLLAAATVALVLLLSQAAGEELAEERAGQEQGDAEIHRSRRSLNDIVGEHKPYDEEAAKAQLQESLDKLIAGEGPQYKIVKVYSASRQVVSGTLTRIDADLIDGSDSKHRCIVEIWTKAWVRKDAHEITFKCRNQPVVQARHSRSVEWAEKKTHKKHIHRTLDKVDHLFHKFQVRFGRRYVSTAERQMRLRIFRQNLKTIEELNANEMGSAKYGITEFADMTSSEYKERTGLWQRDEAKATGGSAAAVPAYPGELPKEFDWRHKNAVTQVKNQGSCGSCWAFSVTGNIEGLYAVKTGELKEFSEQELLDCDTTDSACNGGLMDNAYKAIKDIGGLEYEAEYPYKAKKNQCHFNKTLSHVQVSGFVDLPKGNETAMQEWLLTNGPISIGINANAMQFYRGGVSHPWKALCSKKNLDHGVLVVGYGVSDYPNFHKTLPYWIVKNSWGPRWGEQGFYRVYRGDNTCGVSEMATSAVLA, via the exons ATCCATCGCAGCAGACGCAGCCTGAATGACATCGTGGGTGAGCATAAGCCTTATGACGAGGAAGCGGCAAAGGCGCAATTGCAAGAGTCCCTTGATAAACTTATCGCCGGCGAGGGTCCCCAGTACAA AATCGTGAAAGTTTACTCCGCTTCGCGGCAGGTGGTTTCAGGCACCTTGACCCGCATCGACGCGGATCTAATCGATGGCTCGGACTCCAAGCACCGCTGCATCGTGGAGATCTGGACAAAGGCCTGGGTTAGGAAGGATGCTCACGAAATCACCTTTAAGTGCCGCAACCAGCCTGTGGTTCAAGCGCGCCACAGCCGATCCGTAGAGTGGGCCGAAAAGAAGACACACAAGAAGCACATTCACCGCACACTGGACAAGGTGGATCACCTGTTCCACAAGTTCCAGGTGCGATTTGGCCGCCGCTACGTGAGCACCGCCGAACGCCAGATGCGCCTGCGCATCTTCCGCCAGAACCTAAAGACCATCGAGGAGCTGAACGCCAACGAAATGGGCAGTGCGAAGTACGGAATCACTGAGTTCGCTGACATGACAAGTTCGGAGTATAAGGAACGCACTGGTCTCTGGCAGCGTGATGAGGCGAAGGCCACCGGTGGATCTGCGGCTGCGGTCCCGGCGTACCCTGGTGAACTTCCCAAGGAGTTCGACTGGAGACACAAGAATGCCGTCACACAGGTGAAGAACCAGGGATCGTGCGGCTCGTGCTGGGCCTTCAGTGTGACGGGCAACATCGAAGGTCTGTACGCCGTGAAAACCGGCGAACTGAAGGAGTTCTCGGAGCAGGAGCTGCTCGACTGTGATACCACGGACAGTGCCTGTAACGGTGGCCTCATGGACAATGCCTACAA AGCCATCAAGGATATTGGCGGCTTGGAGTACGAAGCTGAGTATCCATACAAGGCCAAGAAGAACCAGTGCCACTTCAACAAAACCCTTTCTCACGTTCAGGTTTCCGGATTTGTGGACCTGCCCAAGGGCAACGAGACCGCCATGCAGGAGTGGCTGCTCACCAACGGACCCATCTCGATTG GCATTAACGCGAACGCTATGCAGTTCTATCGCGGCGGCGTCTCACATCCCTGGAAGGCTTTGTGCTCCAAGAAAAACCTCGACCACGGTGTGTTGGTTGTGGGCTACGGCGTCTCCGACTATCCCAACTTCCACAAGACCCTGCCCTACTGGATCGTGAAGAACTCGTGGGGTCCGCGCTGGGGAGAGCAGGGCTTCTACCGCGTTTATCGCGGTGACAACACCTGCGGCGTCAGTGAGATGGCCACTTCAGCTGTGCTCGCCTAG
- the LOC108006948 gene encoding uncharacterized protein, translating to MKQFALTTCIRRIWIMSGWLRQEAAIAAGMLVVQRHQVELREEEEVKVEQQVAASGGEVGVDSQGRLRRVRMLDDYILPFECGM from the coding sequence ATGAAGCAATTTGCACTGACGACCTGCATCCGCCGTATCTGGATCATGTCCGGTTGGTTGCGCCAGGAGGCGGCCATTGCAGCTGGCATGTTGGTGGTGCAGCGTCATCAGGTGGAGTTGagggaggaggaggaagtCAAGGTCGAGCAGCAGGTGGCAGCCAGTGGTGGCGAGGTGGGCGTCGATTCCCAAGGCAGACTCCGCCGTGTGCGCATGCTCGACGATTACATTCTGCCCTTTGAATGCGGCATGTGA